Proteins from a genomic interval of Papaver somniferum cultivar HN1 chromosome 4, ASM357369v1, whole genome shotgun sequence:
- the LOC113275184 gene encoding LRR receptor-like serine/threonine-protein kinase GSO2 → MGFTVNLFVSVLVLMRFYYVFGNPELKALMEMKASLDPENRFLSSWTSDGNPCSGSFEGVACNEQGKVANISLQGKGLSGKVPSAISGLKCLSGLYLHYNSLSGDIPKEISNLTELSDLYLNVNNISGIIPPEIGKMASLQVLQLCYNQLTGSIPTQLGSLKKLSVLALQSNRLTGAIPASLGDLSGLMRLDVSFNQLFGSIPVKLADVPVLEVLDVRNNSLSGNVPPALKRLNERFQYGNNSDLCGAGFASLSVCSASSHLTSQPEPFGPRANLTKDIPESANFRVHCNETSCEEASSKSPKMYVVVGVVAVVVAIAVSGLLTFSWYRRRKQKIGSTFDTTDNRLSTDQVNKEVYRKSASPLINLEYSNGWDPLADGRNGGGFSQEVLQTFRFNLEEVESATQYFSDVNLLGKSNFSAIYKGILRDGSVVAIKSIKKTSCKSEEAEFLKGLTILTSLRHENLVGLRGFCCSRGRGECFLIYDFVPNGNLLQYLDLKDGNTRVLDWSTRVSIINGIAKGIEYLHGNKVNKPSLVHQNLSAEKVLIDQKFNPLLSDSGLHKLLADDIVFSTLKASAAMGYLAPEYTTTGRFTEKSDVYAFGMIILQILSGKRKITPPMRVGAECCKFEDFMDAYLDGEYSETEAANLVKIALICTHKSPSQRPDMVTVIQELNTVPNNP, encoded by the exons ATGGGTTTCACGGTGAATCTATTTGTTTCTGTGTTAGTTTTGATGAGATTTTATTATGTATTTGGAAACCCAGAGTTGAAAGCATTAATGGAAATGAAAGCATCATTAGACCCAGAGAATAGATTCTTATCATCATGGACTAGCGATGGTAATCCATGTAGTGGTTCATTTGAAGGTGTAGCTTGTAATGAACAAGGAAAAGTTGCAAATATTTCATTACAAGGAAAGGGGTTATCAGGAAAAGTTCCATCAGCTATTTCTGGATTGAAATGTTTATCTGGTCTCTACTTACATTATAACTCATTATCTGGTGATATACCCAAAGAGATCTCAAATCTTACTGAACTTTCTGATTTATATCTCAATGTTAATAATATCTCTGGTATTATTCCTCCTGAGATTGGCAAAATGGCTAGTCTTCAAG TTTTGCAACTTTGTTATAATCAGTTGACAGGGAGTATACCAACTCAACTTGGATCTTTGAAGAAACTTTCTGTTCTTGCACTTCAAAGTAATAGATTAACTGGTGCAATTCCTGCAAGTTTAGGGGATTTAAGTGGGTTAATGAGATTGGATGTAAGTTTTAATCAGCTGTTTGGTTCTATTCCGGTGAAGTTAGCTGATGTACCTGTTTTAGAAGTTCTTGATGTTCGGAATAATTCTCTTTCAGGCAATGTACCTCCAG CTTTGAAGAGATTGAATGAGAGATTTCAATATGGGAATAACTCAGATTTATGTGGAGCTGGGTTTGCTTCTTTGAGTGTTTGCAGTGCTTCAAGTCATCTGACTAGTCAGCCTGAACCATTTGGTCCAAGAGCAAATCTCACTAAAGATATCCCTGAATCTGCAAATTTTCGTGTTCATTGCAATGAAACCAGCTGCGAGGAAGCCTcttcaaaatccccaaaaatgtatgttgttgttggtgttgttgcagTGGTTGTGGCTATAGCTGTCTCCGGTTTACTGACCTTCTCTTGGTACCGGCGGCGAAAACAAAAGATTGGGAGCACATTTGATACCACAGATAATAGACTTAGCACTGATCAGGTCAACAAGGAAGTTTATAGAAAAAGTGCTTCTCCATTAATAAATCTTGAGTACTCAAATGGTTGGGATCCATTAGCAGATGGGCGTAATGGCGGTGGATTCTCTCAAGAGGTTTTGCAGACTTTCAGGTTTAATTTAGAAGAGGTTGAATCTGCAACACAGTACTTCTCTGATGTGAATTTGTTGGGTAAAAGCAATTTTTCAGCAATTTACAAGGGGATTTTGAGAGATGGATCTGTTGTTGCTATTAAGAGTATTAAGAAGACGAGCTGTAAGTCTGAAGAAGCTGAGTTCTTGAAAGGATTGACAATACTGACCTCATTGAGACATGAGAACCTTGTTGGATTGAGGGGTTTTTGCTGTTCAAGAGGTAGAGGCGAGTGTTTCCTCATCTATGATTTCGTTCCCAATGGTAACTTGTTGCAGTATCTTGATTTGAAGGACGGTAATACACGTGTTCTTGACTGGTCTACCAGAGTTTCAATCATCAACGGCATTGCCAAAG GTATTGAGTATTTACATGGGAACAAAGTGAACAAGCCATCTCTAGTTCACCAAAACTTATCTGCCGAGAAAGTCCTCATAGATCAGAAATTCAACCCATTGCTTTCGGATTCTGGCTTACACAAGCTCCTGGCCGATGATATTGTTTTCTCGACACTGAAGGCCAGTGCTGCTATGGGCTATCTTGCTCCAGAATACACGACGACAGGCCGTTTCACAGAGAAGAGTGATGTCTATGCATTTGGGATGATCATTTTGCAAATTCTTTCTGGCAAGAGAAAAATCACTCCACCAATGCGAGTTGGAGCTGAATGCTGCAAGTTCGAAGATTTCATGGATGCATATCTTGACGGGGAGTACTCTGAAACCGAGGCTGCAAATCTCGTAAAGATAGCGTTGATCTGCACCCATAAATCTCCAAGCCAAAGGCCTGACATGGTAACAGTCATTCAAGAACTAAATACGGTTCCTAACAATCCCTAG